Genomic segment of Alcanivorax borkumensis SK2:
ACGGCAACCCATACATTAAAAATAATGTGGCCACCTCCTGCCTGCTAACAGATCCAACCCTTCACATTTTGGGCTTCCGGCCTCATACACATAACACTGCAGAAACCACCTAGCGTAGCAAGGTAAAGCCCCCAGGGCGCGTGCGGCCTTTGCTCGTTATTTTTACAGGTATCGTGCCATTTCATTTAACAGCTCTTCTTTCAAAGACTGTGGCTCGATACACCAAAATGTCCATTCTCTGTCAGGAAATACCGCCACTTTGGCTTGGCTTTTTTCGAATAGTGGCAACCAATGCTCGAGTAGCTCTTCGAGACTGATTTCAGTGGCTCGGTGGCCAGGGAAGTTTTCATCTACGATTTTCTGCGCGTATTCAGGGTGTGGCCACAATGGAAAGTAGTCAAATTCTTCTGAAGCAACAGGAACGAGCCAGCCGTCATCGCTTTTGACACCCCATAGCAGCTCCCAGTCGGCGACCTTGCTCTTGCTAACGAAGTAATCGTATCTATCGAAGCCATCAAGCGCCAAGACGGCGTCGAACTGTTTTTCGTTCATCCTATATGGCACTTAACGTCTCCTGAAGCATCACTCCCGGCTCACGCGAAAATGTTTGATGGCGGCTATTTTGTACTTCCCAACGTTACCATTTTTATTCCGGTGGCAATCAATGCCGTACCCGCTGCTTTATTGATAAGGTTTATAACCCAAGACTTTACTCGTTTTCTTGCTAATTGTGCCCCCATGCGGCCAAACAGACTGTAAACCACTAAATCAGCAATAAAACAGGTGAGCCCCATAAGAACCATTTGTAAAATGACAGGCTCTTTAGGGTCCACAAACTGCGGCAATAGGGCTGAAAAATACATTAACGCTTTTGGGTTAGCTAATTGAATGACGAGACCATTTGAAAAAGCTTTCGCAGGATTCATTGTGGTTAATTGAACATCAACGTTAACTGGCCCTGCTT
This window contains:
- a CDS encoding DUF2750 domain-containing protein — translated: MPYRMNEKQFDAVLALDGFDRYDYFVSKSKVADWELLWGVKSDDGWLVPVASEEFDYFPLWPHPEYAQKIVDENFPGHRATEISLEELLEHWLPLFEKSQAKVAVFPDREWTFWCIEPQSLKEELLNEMARYL
- a CDS encoding LysE family translocator codes for the protein MNIELYTFFLVTTVMLILVPGPAAITVAKQAASHNSKLTFLSVLGVASADVLFFILSATGIASLIIASSLVFSIIKWFGIAYLLFLGISAIFSKAGPVNVDVQLTTMNPAKAFSNGLVIQLANPKALMYFSALLPQFVDPKEPVILQMVLMGLTCFIADLVVYSLFGRMGAQLARKRVKSWVINLINKAAGTALIATGIKMVTLGSTK